From the Pseudomonas sp. SORT22 genome, one window contains:
- a CDS encoding curlin, which translates to MFKLAPLSAAIVLAVAGQAMADDSQSTQSQFGTENIAEVKQTAAPLSTTTQNQLGLGNNHAAKQDGGNSQIQQSGTGDYNAGYAEQLYEFGSQINQQNAGALNNTHASQSLGVENSAQQTQQGTGNFSFIYQDTQAGSQGTTLQFGDNNRAFVEQQYGGGGNNALSIQAGSGNYSAAEHLNYNNGQIGIYQAGDDNWAYGDQREGQDGSVTISQTGSANSSEVWQDTQLGSQATVTQYGQTNESVLDQSFGEGNVASITQAGSLNASYADQFGSQQSTTTVFQNGQGNVHYTYQNGDNHVLTVSSTGTGNKILASNWKGDKSGGQFGSAQRAEVNQNGSGNSANFTQDGSTQLARLNQNGSGNSAELAQVDNNNELYFEQNGSDNLLIADQRGTANYATGVSSGAGNSVKVEQSGSGNQSYTWQLYGDNNQANIKQTDGVNVAYVTQGGSANQAMVDQSGANMAATIQQFGAGNQATVLQQ; encoded by the coding sequence ATGTTCAAGCTCGCTCCTTTAAGCGCCGCCATTGTCCTGGCCGTTGCCGGCCAGGCCATGGCTGACGACAGCCAGTCGACCCAGAGCCAGTTCGGCACCGAGAACATCGCCGAGGTCAAGCAGACCGCCGCGCCGCTCAGTACCACCACCCAGAACCAGCTGGGCCTGGGCAACAACCACGCCGCCAAGCAGGACGGCGGCAACAGCCAGATCCAGCAAAGCGGCACCGGCGACTACAACGCCGGCTACGCCGAGCAGTTGTACGAGTTCGGCAGCCAGATCAACCAGCAAAACGCCGGGGCCCTGAACAACACCCACGCCAGCCAGTCGCTGGGGGTCGAGAACAGCGCCCAGCAGACCCAGCAAGGCACCGGTAACTTCTCGTTCATCTACCAGGACACCCAGGCCGGCAGCCAGGGCACCACCTTGCAGTTTGGCGATAACAACCGCGCCTTTGTCGAGCAACAGTACGGTGGTGGCGGCAACAACGCCCTGAGCATCCAGGCCGGTAGCGGCAACTACAGCGCCGCCGAGCACCTGAACTACAACAATGGCCAGATCGGCATCTACCAGGCCGGCGATGACAACTGGGCCTATGGCGATCAGCGCGAAGGCCAGGATGGCAGCGTCACCATCAGCCAGACCGGCAGCGCCAACTCCAGCGAAGTCTGGCAAGACACCCAACTGGGCAGCCAGGCCACGGTGACCCAGTACGGGCAAACCAACGAAAGCGTGCTCGACCAGAGCTTCGGCGAGGGCAACGTGGCCAGCATCACCCAGGCCGGCAGCCTCAACGCCAGCTATGCCGACCAGTTCGGATCGCAGCAGTCGACCACCACGGTGTTCCAGAACGGCCAGGGCAACGTCCACTACACCTACCAGAATGGCGACAACCACGTGCTCACGGTGAGCTCCACCGGCACCGGCAACAAGATCCTCGCCAGTAACTGGAAGGGCGACAAGTCCGGCGGCCAGTTCGGCAGCGCCCAGCGCGCCGAGGTCAACCAGAACGGCAGCGGCAACAGTGCCAACTTCACCCAGGACGGCAGCACCCAGCTCGCCCGCCTGAACCAGAACGGCAGCGGCAACAGCGCCGAACTTGCCCAGGTCGACAACAACAACGAGCTGTATTTTGAACAGAACGGCAGCGACAACCTGCTGATCGCCGACCAGCGCGGCACCGCCAACTACGCCACCGGCGTCAGCAGCGGCGCCGGCAACAGCGTCAAGGTCGAGCAATCGGGCAGCGGCAACCAGAGCTACACCTGGCAGCTGTACGGCGACAACAACCAGGCCAACATCAAGCAGACCGACGGCGTCAACGTCGCCTACGTGACCCAGGGCGGCTCGGCCAACCAGGCGATGGTCGACCAGAGCGGCGCAAACATGGCCGCGACCATCCAGCAGTTTGGTGCGGGTAACCAGGCGACGGTGTTGCAGCAGTAA
- a CDS encoding sigma-70 family RNA polymerase sigma factor produces MSPTSPAPQQQLHGLYRDHHGWLQAWLRKRLGDRERAADIAHDTFLRLLVSGRLPGHDEGRSYLVQLARNLVIDQWRRQRIEQAYLASIAHLDEPQTPSLETRAMILQTLQQIDQMLDSMPAKVRSAFLLSRFEGLGYAEIAERLGVTVSSVQKYMIRAIQACYQVLYSE; encoded by the coding sequence GTGTCCCCTACCTCCCCCGCTCCCCAGCAACAGCTCCATGGCCTCTATCGCGATCACCACGGCTGGCTGCAGGCCTGGCTGCGCAAGCGCCTGGGCGACCGTGAGCGTGCTGCCGACATCGCCCACGACACCTTCCTGCGCCTGCTGGTCAGCGGCCGTTTGCCCGGCCACGACGAGGGCCGCAGCTACCTGGTGCAACTGGCGCGCAACCTGGTCATCGACCAGTGGCGCCGGCAACGCATCGAGCAGGCGTACCTGGCCAGCATCGCCCACCTGGACGAACCGCAAACGCCGTCGCTGGAGACCCGCGCGATGATCCTGCAGACCCTGCAACAGATCGACCAGATGCTCGACAGCATGCCGGCCAAGGTGCGCAGCGCCTTTTTGCTGTCGCGCTTCGAAGGCCTGGGCTATGCCGAGATCGCCGAGCGCCTGGGGGTCACCGTAAGCTCGGTGCAAAAGTACATGATCCGCGCCATCCAGGCCTGCTACCAGGTGCTCTACAGCGAATGA
- a CDS encoding FecR domain-containing protein — MSAVNDAPIDAAIVEQASHWLMLHWDGPLDAGQRLAFADWQAADAEHRRAWQRLQTLQQTLAAVPAQTARSVLEERQSRRTLLRQLCVLLLVGGSGYLGQQHLPWREAMADQRSAPGEVRRLQLADGSQLLLNSRSSVNIQFSAQERRIHLLEGELLLTSGKDPRPLKVQTLAGEVQALGTRFAVRELRGGSRVELFEGALMIRPGAGTEQLLTAGHGLWFNRQGCGPQHPADSNSIAWEHGRLIAERQPLGRFLEELGRHRRGVIRCEPAIAELPITGVFALADSERTLAALQDSLPIRVHYLSRYWVTVTAR; from the coding sequence ATGAGCGCGGTAAACGATGCACCGATCGACGCGGCGATTGTCGAGCAGGCCAGCCACTGGCTGATGCTGCACTGGGACGGCCCGCTGGATGCCGGGCAACGCCTGGCGTTTGCCGATTGGCAAGCGGCCGATGCCGAGCACCGGCGCGCCTGGCAGCGCCTGCAAACCCTGCAGCAGACCCTCGCCGCCGTGCCTGCGCAAACTGCCCGCAGCGTGCTCGAAGAGCGCCAGAGCCGGCGTACTCTGCTCAGGCAGCTGTGCGTCCTGCTGCTGGTGGGCGGCAGTGGCTATCTGGGCCAGCAGCACCTGCCGTGGCGCGAGGCGATGGCCGACCAGCGCAGCGCCCCCGGCGAAGTGCGCCGCCTGCAACTGGCCGATGGCAGCCAGCTGCTGCTCAACAGCCGCAGCAGCGTCAACATCCAGTTCAGCGCACAAGAGCGGCGCATCCACCTGCTCGAAGGCGAGCTGCTGCTGACCAGCGGCAAAGACCCAAGGCCGCTCAAGGTCCAGACCCTGGCCGGTGAAGTACAGGCCCTCGGTACCCGCTTTGCCGTGCGCGAGCTGCGGGGTGGCAGCCGCGTCGAGCTGTTCGAAGGCGCCTTGATGATTCGACCCGGAGCGGGCACCGAGCAGTTGCTCACGGCCGGCCACGGCCTGTGGTTCAACCGCCAGGGCTGCGGGCCACAGCATCCGGCCGATAGCAACAGCATTGCCTGGGAGCACGGCCGGCTGATTGCCGAGCGCCAGCCGCTGGGGCGCTTTCTCGAGGAACTGGGCCGCCATCGGCGCGGGGTCATCCGCTGCGAGCCGGCCATCGCCGAACTGCCAATCACCGGCGTATTTGCCCTCGCCGACAGCGAGCGCACCCTCGCCGCCCTGCAAGACAGCCTGCCGATCCGCGTGCACTACCTGAGCCGCTACTGGGTGACCGTCACCGCGCGTTGA
- a CDS encoding TonB-dependent receptor: MPNLPPPCPSPLSLAIRSGLLAGLLGSACCSLAMPAQAEAARQEQRLYQIPAGTLDQALTQFAASAGLLLSVDARLTAGKPSLGLQGHYAPAQALSKLLAGSGLSAYFSDDGRVLIEKSAHASDALELGATRVKGQAEDDGLKDYGVPRSVETRNLEQLERFRGRSNADLLAGIAGVQTSDGRNGGGIEVNIRGIQGQGRVPVKVDGSQQSLDVYRGYAGTAQRAYIDPDLISSVTVNKGPSLDAGASGAIGGSVEMQTLTVDDILKPGETTGWRLRGSLADNSSADVPSDYRVRPRTERNDLLHAHDWSRSLAFAHKDEAFDVVAAYAERRNNNYFAGKHGYSRYDTSVISGGALVDANTVARNYWPGEEVLNSSTHNKSFMLKGTLYRDNGLELGLGYRYMDSSFGEIMPSQIGRSGPSMTQPLGDFKKDIDRYDEAFWMSAAPEYYQQCSAIAAPVPDGDNMWDSTGCFVRETLDPVYDYSGANQMIQFKPGNMKLHTLTSEFKWRPEDDSLARYIDLNGHAWATFGRSIMYNNVGFTAPQRGQGYQDEQSEHYRQSLKSDLSNLKVGTDLSNTSRFVTGSGDYALTYGASYQYESIDPSRKPWQDDLENNRIERNGYRHEYSLSTALEYKPVPQLTFTAGGRYSGYRIYDRNRQALYAAPAGAGPDEPWWNAEFAGFADNAELSGHGFAPAYSVSYAFTPNVMAYALYNQGMRMPSLFETTLGSWSAEPNYDLRPERMKTFEVGASFKGSNLLLDNDQAGFKLAYFHNTIDDMVTRNYRYNPKGRPGFNGELKIRNVDSFTTQGIELQSHYDSAWWFADASYVYNIKAETCDRAFAQALRDGGKSETPDCTTGGFQGSYTNTQNPPRYSVNLVLGAKAFEQKLASGIRMRYTSGPMYVLDKSWHVGTTTPQQHYLEARIYDFFADYQVSDELKVSFNVYNFTDQYYLDPMSQSMMPAPGRTSSLAASLQF; this comes from the coding sequence ATGCCGAACCTGCCGCCCCCCTGCCCGTCCCCCCTGAGCTTGGCAATCCGCAGCGGATTGCTCGCCGGCCTGCTCGGCAGCGCCTGCTGCAGCCTGGCCATGCCCGCCCAGGCCGAAGCTGCCCGCCAGGAACAACGCCTGTACCAGATTCCCGCTGGCACCCTCGACCAGGCCCTGACCCAGTTCGCCGCCAGTGCCGGCCTGCTGCTGTCGGTGGATGCGCGCCTGACCGCCGGCAAGCCGTCGCTGGGCCTGCAGGGCCATTACGCGCCGGCCCAGGCCTTGAGCAAACTGCTGGCCGGTAGCGGCCTGAGCGCCTACTTCAGTGACGACGGCCGGGTGCTGATCGAAAAGTCCGCGCACGCCAGTGATGCCCTGGAGCTCGGCGCCACCCGGGTCAAGGGCCAGGCCGAGGACGACGGGCTCAAGGACTACGGCGTGCCGCGCTCGGTGGAAACCCGCAATCTGGAGCAACTGGAGCGTTTTCGCGGTCGCTCCAATGCCGACCTGCTCGCCGGCATCGCTGGCGTGCAGACCTCCGACGGGCGCAACGGCGGCGGCATCGAAGTCAACATCCGCGGCATCCAGGGCCAGGGCCGGGTGCCGGTCAAGGTCGATGGCAGCCAGCAGTCGCTGGATGTTTACCGCGGCTACGCCGGCACTGCACAGCGCGCCTACATCGACCCGGACCTGATCAGCAGCGTCACCGTCAACAAGGGCCCGAGCCTGGACGCCGGTGCTTCCGGCGCCATCGGCGGCTCGGTCGAGATGCAGACGCTGACCGTCGATGACATCCTCAAACCCGGCGAAACCACCGGCTGGCGCCTGCGCGGCTCGCTGGCGGACAACAGCAGCGCCGACGTCCCCAGCGACTATCGGGTGCGCCCACGCACCGAGCGCAATGACCTGCTGCACGCGCACGACTGGTCGCGCAGCCTGGCCTTCGCCCACAAGGACGAAGCCTTCGATGTGGTCGCCGCCTACGCCGAGCGACGTAACAACAACTACTTTGCCGGCAAGCACGGTTATTCGCGCTACGACACCTCGGTAATCAGTGGCGGCGCCCTGGTCGATGCCAACACCGTGGCACGCAACTACTGGCCCGGCGAAGAGGTGCTCAACTCCAGCACCCACAACAAATCCTTCATGCTCAAGGGCACCCTGTACCGCGACAACGGCCTGGAGCTGGGCCTGGGCTACCGCTACATGGATTCGAGCTTTGGCGAAATCATGCCCTCGCAGATTGGCCGCTCAGGCCCGTCGATGACCCAGCCACTGGGCGACTTCAAAAAAGACATCGACCGCTACGACGAAGCCTTCTGGATGAGCGCCGCCCCCGAGTATTACCAGCAATGCTCGGCCATCGCGGCCCCGGTGCCGGACGGCGACAATATGTGGGACAGCACCGGCTGCTTTGTGCGCGAGACCCTCGACCCGGTCTACGACTACAGCGGCGCCAACCAGATGATCCAGTTCAAGCCCGGCAACATGAAGCTGCACACCCTCACCAGCGAGTTCAAATGGCGCCCCGAGGACGACAGCCTGGCCCGCTACATCGACCTCAACGGTCATGCCTGGGCAACCTTCGGGCGCAGCATCATGTACAACAACGTCGGCTTTACCGCGCCGCAACGCGGCCAGGGCTATCAGGACGAGCAAAGCGAGCACTACCGCCAATCGCTCAAGTCCGACCTGAGCAACCTCAAGGTCGGCACCGACCTCAGTAACACCAGCCGCTTCGTCACCGGCAGTGGTGACTATGCCCTGACCTATGGCGCCTCGTACCAGTACGAAAGCATCGACCCGAGCCGCAAGCCGTGGCAGGACGACCTGGAAAACAACCGCATCGAACGCAATGGCTATCGCCACGAATACAGCCTCAGCACCGCCCTGGAATACAAACCGGTCCCGCAGCTGACGTTCACCGCTGGCGGGCGCTACAGCGGTTACCGCATTTACGACCGCAACCGCCAGGCGCTGTATGCCGCGCCGGCCGGGGCCGGCCCCGACGAGCCATGGTGGAACGCCGAATTTGCAGGCTTCGCCGACAACGCCGAACTGTCTGGCCACGGCTTCGCCCCGGCCTACAGCGTCAGCTATGCCTTTACCCCCAATGTCATGGCGTATGCCCTGTACAACCAGGGCATGCGCATGCCGTCGCTGTTCGAGACCACCCTGGGCAGCTGGTCGGCAGAACCGAACTACGACTTGCGCCCGGAGCGAATGAAAACCTTCGAGGTCGGCGCATCGTTCAAGGGCAGCAACCTGCTGCTGGACAACGACCAGGCCGGGTTCAAGCTGGCCTACTTTCACAACACCATCGATGACATGGTCACCCGCAACTACCGCTACAACCCCAAGGGCCGCCCCGGTTTCAACGGCGAGCTGAAGATCCGCAACGTCGACAGCTTCACCACCCAGGGCATCGAGCTGCAAAGCCACTACGACAGCGCCTGGTGGTTCGCCGACGCCTCGTACGTCTACAACATCAAGGCCGAAACCTGCGACCGCGCCTTTGCCCAGGCCCTGCGCGACGGCGGCAAGAGCGAAACGCCGGACTGCACCACCGGCGGTTTCCAGGGTTCCTACACCAACACCCAGAACCCGCCGCGCTACAGCGTCAACCTGGTGCTGGGGGCCAAGGCCTTCGAGCAGAAACTGGCCAGTGGCATACGCATGCGCTACACCAGCGGGCCGATGTACGTGCTGGACAAAAGCTGGCACGTAGGCACCACCACACCGCAGCAGCACTACCTGGAAGCGCGCATCTATGATTTTTTCGCCGACTACCAGGTCAGCGATGAACTCAAGGTCAGTTTCAATGTTTACAACTTTACCGACCAGTACTACCTCGACCCCATGTCGCAAAGCATGATGCCAGCACCCGGCCGCACCTCAAGCCTGGCAGCATCCCTACAGTTCTAA